CTTGTCGGCCTGCCCGTCGCGGGCGGTCAGGAACAGTACGGGCACCGGGCCGTGGTCACGGAGGCGCCGTACGACATCGAAACCGTCCATGTCCGGGAGCATCACGTCCAGCAATACCAGGTCCGGCGGTTCCGCGACGGCGGCAGTGACCGCTTCGGTAGCGGTCGCTGCCGACGTCACCTCGAAGCCCGCGAACCGCAGCGTCGCCGACAGCAGCTCACGTACCGTCGCCTCGTCGTCCACCACGAGCAGCCGGGTCATGATCGCCAGGATAGACAGGTGCTCAGACGTCGCGTCGCCGGAAGACGACGAACGCCGCGGTCAGGACAACGGCGACGCCGAGCCAGAGGCCACCGAGATTGAGCCACGGGTGCGGGAAGTCCGGGTCCGGTACGGTCGCGAAGATCGCGGCCGCGCCACGGCTCGGCCAGAAGTCCAGAATCCCCTGCAGCCAGGACGGGAACAGGCCAGCCAGCGCCGGGATCAGGAACACGATCCCGACCAGCGTCGCGAGTGCGCCGGCGGTGGCCCGCAGAATGGTGCCGAGACCGACCGCCAGCAAGGCGATCGCGGCCAGGTAGAGCCCGCCGCCGACGATCGCCGGAAGTACGCCGTGGTCGCCCAGGCGTGCTGACGGAACGCCATGGCCGGCGAGAACCGCCTGACCGAGCAGGAACGACGCGAACATCAGGACCTGCCCAGCCACCGCCGCGATGGCGGTCGCGGTGACCGCTTTCGCGGCGAGCAGCCGGTTGCGGCGCGGCGTCGCGGCGAGGGTGGTCTGGATCAGGCCGGTCGCGAACTCCGAGGTCACCACAAGGATGCCAAGAACGCCGACCACGAGCTGAGCGACGATGTAGGTCTTCAGGCTGTTACCGGTCGGATCCCAGGAAGCGCGGTCGGCCGCCGTACCTTCCCAGTACTGCGCGTGCGCCCCGCTGGTCGACAGGGCGGTGATCCCTAGTCCGAACCCGAACAGACAGGCCAATGTGTACCAGGTGGAGCGCAGGCTGCGGAGCTTGATCCATTCGGCGTGCAAGGTGGTCATGCCGCCACCCCTTGGTAATCGACGCTGTCCTTGGTCAGCTCCATGAACGCGTCCTCCAGCGATGCGCGCTGCGGAGTCAGCTCGCTCAGCGGTACACCGTGGTACGCCGCCAGCTTGCCGATCTCCACCCCGGACAGGCCGGAAACGACGAGCGATCCCTCCAGCCCGTCGCGGACGGTGCCACCTGCGGCGGTCAGGTGGTACGCGAACGAGCCGGGATCAGCCGTTCGTACCAGGACCGTGCCGTTGCCGGTCGCGTGCATCAGCTCGGCAATGC
The genomic region above belongs to Kribbella solani and contains:
- a CDS encoding ABC transporter permease produces the protein MTTLHAEWIKLRSLRSTWYTLACLFGFGLGITALSTSGAHAQYWEGTAADRASWDPTGNSLKTYIVAQLVVGVLGILVVTSEFATGLIQTTLAATPRRNRLLAAKAVTATAIAAVAGQVLMFASFLLGQAVLAGHGVPSARLGDHGVLPAIVGGGLYLAAIALLAVGLGTILRATAGALATLVGIVFLIPALAGLFPSWLQGILDFWPSRGAAAIFATVPDPDFPHPWLNLGGLWLGVAVVLTAAFVVFRRRDV